The genomic segment ATCGCTTTGGTCTCTTAACCCATTCGGTCATGCCCGCCACTCCTCTCGCAACCGGTCCCGGTTCAGCTGCAGCCACTGGATGGCAATGATGGCGGCGGCGTTGTTGATGCGCCCATCGGCAATCATGGCGAAGGTTTCTTCAGCTGAAACCACATGAGAGAGAATGTCTTCATGCTCCTGTTCAACACCAAAAACACCTCCAGCACCGGCTGTGCTGATTTGCCCGCAGTAGAGGTGGATCATTTCGGTGGTTCCCCCGGGGGATACCATGTAATCACAGATTTTATCCAAACGGCTGAAGCTCAGCCCGGCTTCTTCCTGACCTTCGCGCTGCGCAACGTCTTCCGG from the Marinobacter sp. MDS2 genome contains:
- a CDS encoding NUDIX domain-containing protein → MPQPFQFTANDVKIEKRETVFQGFFRMDKLWLTHPRFDGREMPTFTRELFIRGDATCVLPYDPERDEVVLLEQFRLGALGRNQSPWLLELVAGMNEEGESPEDVAQREGQEEAGLSFSRLDKICDYMVSPGGTTEMIHLYCGQISTAGAGGVFGVEQEHEDILSHVVSAEETFAMIADGRINNAAAIIAIQWLQLNRDRLREEWRA